A genomic window from Candidatus Denitrolinea symbiosum includes:
- a CDS encoding PD-(D/E)XK nuclease family protein, translating into MKLPQPFTFSQSSLQDYFDCPRRFELRHLEKLDWPAVEAEPVLENERGLAEGSFFHRLAQQHLLGLPADKLTRLAASPDLSRWWDNFQRDFGDPRELGSLRPETILSAPVGNHRLLAKYDLIAVRDDGVTIYDWKTYHKRPKNEWMAARMQTRVYRYLLARAGAYLNGGRPFAPESIQMVYWYADYPSEPAIFRYDAAQFKRDGAAIEKLIGEIESLEKFELTGDEGKCRFCAYRSYCNRGVTAGDWKDAEAEAEVHEAFDVNFEQIAEIVF; encoded by the coding sequence GTGAAACTCCCGCAACCCTTCACCTTCTCCCAATCCTCCCTGCAGGACTACTTCGACTGTCCGCGCCGCTTCGAACTGCGCCACCTCGAAAAACTGGACTGGCCGGCTGTGGAGGCCGAACCCGTCCTCGAGAACGAACGCGGCCTGGCCGAGGGCAGCTTCTTCCACCGCCTCGCTCAGCAACATCTGCTGGGCCTGCCCGCCGACAAGTTGACTCGTCTCGCGGCCTCTCCCGACCTCTCCCGCTGGTGGGACAACTTCCAGCGCGACTTTGGCGACCCGCGCGAACTCGGCAGCCTCCGCCCTGAGACGATTCTCTCCGCCCCCGTCGGGAATCATCGCCTGCTCGCGAAATATGACCTGATCGCCGTCCGCGATGACGGAGTCACCATCTACGACTGGAAGACCTATCACAAACGCCCTAAAAACGAGTGGATGGCGGCGCGGATGCAGACGCGCGTTTATCGTTACCTGCTGGCGCGCGCGGGCGCGTACCTGAACGGCGGCCGTCCCTTCGCGCCCGAGTCCATCCAGATGGTCTACTGGTACGCGGACTATCCCTCCGAACCGGCCATCTTCCGCTACGACGCGGCGCAGTTCAAGCGCGACGGCGCGGCCATCGAAAAATTGATCGGCGAGATCGAGTCGCTGGAAAAATTCGAGTTGACCGGCGACGAGGGCAAATGCCGCTTCTGCGCGTACCGTTCGTATTGCAATCGCGGCGTCACCGCGGGGGATTGGAAGGACGCCGAAGCCGAGGCGGAAGTCCACGAGGCGTTTGACGTCAATTTTGAGCAGATCGCGGAAATTGTGTTTTGA
- a CDS encoding dipeptidase — MTDVRDIALSYAHQNRDRFLADLRELLFIPSISTSDEYKAETLRAALWVSDRLRGMGIQNVEVMPTGGHPVVYGEWLKRPGAPTVLIYGHYDVQPPDPLDLWETPPFEPTVRGDLLFARGASDMKGQVMAVLHAVEAALKTGQMPVNVKFLIEGEEEIGSENLGAFIKKHAKKLNADVCINTDAGMIGADDPTIVYGLRGLAYMELRVYGPAKDLHSGLFGGAVHNPAQALTELVAGMHDKNGRVTLPGFYKKVRKVSEQERHAFKKLPTSKKFFLEQTGVPALWGEAEYAPNERVGARPTLEVNGLLSGWTAPGSKTVIPAYAMAKISCRLVPGQTPEETIKQMRAYLKAKAPKTIRWELIELHHAGAAITDLESPGVKALAGGLQAVWGKRPLFMREGGSIGAVVQLQEYAGVESVLTGFGLPEDNVHSPNERLHLPTWYKGIDALIHFLFNMR; from the coding sequence ATGACCGACGTACGCGACATCGCCCTCTCTTATGCCCATCAGAACCGCGACCGCTTCCTGGCGGACCTGCGGGAACTGCTCTTCATCCCCTCGATCTCGACCTCGGACGAATACAAGGCCGAGACGCTGCGCGCCGCGTTGTGGGTGTCCGACCGCCTGCGCGGGATGGGCATCCAAAACGTGGAGGTCATGCCGACGGGCGGGCATCCTGTGGTGTACGGCGAGTGGCTCAAACGCCCCGGCGCGCCGACCGTGCTGATATACGGTCATTACGACGTTCAGCCACCCGACCCGCTGGACCTGTGGGAGACGCCTCCCTTCGAGCCGACCGTGCGCGGCGACCTGCTCTTCGCGCGCGGCGCCTCTGACATGAAGGGGCAGGTGATGGCCGTCCTCCACGCGGTGGAGGCCGCGCTCAAAACGGGACAGATGCCCGTCAACGTCAAGTTCCTGATCGAGGGCGAGGAAGAGATCGGCTCGGAGAATCTCGGCGCGTTCATCAAAAAACACGCGAAGAAGTTGAACGCCGACGTCTGCATCAACACCGACGCGGGCATGATCGGCGCCGATGATCCGACCATCGTCTACGGCTTGCGCGGACTGGCCTACATGGAATTGCGCGTCTACGGCCCCGCCAAGGACTTGCACTCCGGCTTGTTCGGCGGCGCGGTCCACAACCCCGCCCAGGCGTTGACCGAACTGGTGGCGGGCATGCACGACAAGAACGGGCGCGTCACGCTGCCGGGCTTCTACAAAAAAGTCCGCAAGGTGAGCGAGCAGGAACGCCACGCCTTCAAGAAATTACCGACCAGCAAAAAATTCTTCCTCGAGCAGACGGGCGTCCCCGCGCTGTGGGGCGAAGCCGAATACGCGCCCAACGAACGCGTCGGAGCGCGTCCCACGCTGGAGGTCAACGGCCTGCTCTCCGGCTGGACCGCGCCCGGCAGCAAGACCGTCATCCCCGCTTACGCCATGGCGAAGATATCCTGCCGTCTCGTCCCCGGCCAGACTCCCGAAGAGACGATCAAACAGATGCGCGCCTATCTCAAAGCCAAAGCGCCCAAAACCATCCGCTGGGAATTGATCGAACTCCACCACGCCGGCGCCGCCATCACCGACCTGGAAAGCCCCGGCGTCAAAGCCCTGGCGGGCGGACTGCAAGCGGTTTGGGGCAAACGTCCGCTGTTCATGCGCGAGGGCGGCTCCATCGGCGCGGTAGTCCAATTGCAGGAATACGCCGGGGTCGAGTCGGTGCTTACCGGCTTCGGCCTGCCCGAAGACAATGTCCACTCGCCGAACGAGCGTCTGCACCTGCCCACCTGGTACAAGGGCATCGACGCGCTGATCCACTTCCTATTCAACATGAGGTAA
- a CDS encoding oligopeptide ABC transporter substrate-binding protein: MKRLRWQIVVVAVTLVLVGILLLSQGPVVTPIQPQAAPGGVYTEGLVGAMGRLNPLLDWNNSADRDVNRLIYSGLMRFDSRGMPEPDLAESWGTTADGAVYNFSLRPNAVWHDGSPVTSDDVIFTIELIKSPASFYPADVKQLWSKVEIIRLSDRALQFKIPEPYAPFLDYMTFGVLPKRLLESIPLDQILNADFNLKPVGSGPFRFDHLLINNGKIAGVALVRNEQYYLQKPFIEQVVFKYFASSAEAFSAYRAGDVAGVSRIADDVLPQALAEPNFSIYTSRVPQMGFVLFNLKNPEVAFLQDAKLRRALMLGLNRQRLIDAFMGGQAIPLDGPILPGSWAHYDGVEKIPYDPDAAISLLKQLGYTLPADGGAARVKDGKPLAFRLAHPDDAVHTQMAQSIQADWARIGVGVELAAVPYAALQNDYLVPRNYQAALVELSLPRTPDPDPYPFWHQAEATGGQNYSQWDNRPASEYLEQARVTTDFGLRARLYRNFQVIFARELPSLPLYAPVYSYGVNDTVQGVQIPPLYDPSDRFLLVSQWYLATRRSLEPTATPEQ, from the coding sequence ATGAAACGTCTTCGCTGGCAGATCGTGGTGGTGGCGGTCACCCTGGTCCTGGTCGGGATTTTGCTCCTCAGCCAGGGACCGGTGGTCACCCCCATCCAGCCGCAGGCCGCGCCGGGCGGGGTTTATACCGAGGGGCTGGTCGGCGCGATGGGGCGTCTCAACCCCCTGCTCGACTGGAACAACTCCGCCGACCGCGACGTGAACCGTCTCATTTATAGCGGGCTGATGCGCTTCGATTCGCGCGGCATGCCCGAACCCGACCTGGCCGAATCGTGGGGGACGACCGCCGACGGCGCCGTCTACAATTTCAGCCTGCGCCCCAACGCGGTCTGGCACGACGGCTCCCCGGTCACCAGCGACGACGTCATCTTCACCATCGAGTTGATCAAAAGCCCGGCCTCGTTCTACCCCGCCGACGTCAAACAACTGTGGTCGAAAGTGGAGATCATCCGCCTGAGCGATCGGGCCCTGCAATTCAAGATCCCCGAACCCTACGCGCCCTTCCTGGACTATATGACCTTCGGCGTGCTGCCGAAGCGCCTGCTCGAATCCATCCCGCTCGACCAGATCCTCAACGCGGACTTCAACCTCAAACCGGTGGGCAGCGGGCCGTTCAGGTTCGATCACCTGCTGATCAACAACGGCAAGATCGCCGGCGTGGCGCTGGTCCGCAACGAACAATACTATTTGCAAAAACCGTTCATCGAACAGGTCGTCTTCAAATACTTCGCCTCGTCCGCCGAGGCGTTCAGCGCCTACCGCGCCGGCGACGTTGCCGGCGTCAGCCGCATCGCCGACGATGTCCTGCCGCAGGCGCTGGCCGAGCCGAACTTTTCCATCTATACCAGCCGCGTCCCCCAGATGGGCTTCGTGCTGTTCAACCTGAAAAATCCCGAAGTCGCCTTCCTGCAAGACGCCAAACTCCGCCGCGCCCTGATGCTGGGACTCAACCGTCAGCGCCTGATCGACGCCTTCATGGGCGGACAGGCCATCCCGCTGGACGGACCCATCCTGCCCGGTTCGTGGGCGCATTACGACGGCGTGGAAAAGATTCCCTACGACCCCGACGCGGCCATCTCGCTCCTCAAGCAACTGGGCTACACGCTTCCCGCGGACGGGGGCGCGGCGCGCGTCAAAGACGGGAAGCCGCTGGCCTTCCGCCTCGCCCACCCCGACGACGCCGTCCACACCCAGATGGCGCAGTCCATCCAGGCCGACTGGGCCCGCATCGGCGTCGGCGTGGAACTGGCCGCGGTCCCCTACGCCGCATTGCAGAACGACTACCTCGTCCCGCGCAACTATCAGGCCGCGCTGGTGGAACTTTCGCTGCCGCGCACGCCCGACCCCGACCCCTATCCGTTCTGGCACCAGGCCGAGGCCACCGGCGGACAGAACTACTCGCAGTGGGACAACCGTCCTGCCAGCGAATATCTCGAACAGGCGCGCGTCACCACCGATTTCGGACTGCGAGCGCGCCTCTATCGCAACTTCCAGGTGATCTTCGCCCGCGAACTCCCGTCCCTGCCGCTGTACGCGCCGGTCTATTCCTACGGAGTCAACGACACGGTGCAGGGCGTGCAGATCCCGCCGCTGTACGATCCCAGCGACCGCTTCCTGCTCGTCTCGCAATGGTACCTGGCGACGCGCCGCTCGCTGGAACCGACCGCCACGCCCGAACAGTAA
- a CDS encoding translocase subunit SecG: protein MTNILEISLIITSVALILSVILQSKGAGLGGLTGADTGSVFTARRGIERTLFWVTIVLSVLFFVLAIALLIVN from the coding sequence ATGACTAACATTTTGGAAATTTCGTTAATTATAACCTCGGTGGCGCTCATCCTCAGCGTTATCCTTCAAAGCAAGGGCGCGGGATTGGGCGGTTTGACCGGGGCCGATACGGGCAGCGTCTTCACGGCGCGGCGCGGCATCGAGCGCACGCTCTTCTGGGTGACGATCGTCTTGAGCGTGTTGTTCTTCGTGCTGGCAATCGCCCTGCTCATTGTCAACTAA
- a CDS encoding histidinol phosphate phosphatase (HisPPase), giving the protein MHEIVVNLHMHTRYSDGTGLHKDIAAAALRVGLDAVIVTDHNVLAKDFEGYHRGGGRKVLMLVGQEVHDQARDPQKNHLLVFGAQRDLAMLAADPQALIDAVREAGGLSFLAHPHEAAAPLFHETAITWENWEAQGYTGIELWNHLSQLKHKLNSWPQAIFHVFFPCFFAARPDPPTLAKWDELLASGRRVVAIGGSDAHELRYSLGPIRKTIFPYDFHFRALNTHLLLDSPLGDDSRVDCERVLDSLGRGRGWVGFDLLAPTRGFRFAAQGRDAEAVMGDEIPLADGVTLQVKLPAAAEVSLWRNGQKVQAWKRAENCAYTVTEAGVYRVEVHRRYLGARRGWIYSNPIYVK; this is encoded by the coding sequence ATGCACGAGATCGTCGTCAACCTGCACATGCACACCCGCTACTCGGACGGGACGGGTCTTCACAAAGACATCGCCGCGGCCGCCCTGCGCGTCGGGCTGGACGCGGTCATCGTCACCGACCACAACGTGCTGGCGAAAGACTTCGAAGGTTATCACCGCGGCGGCGGCAGGAAAGTGTTGATGCTCGTCGGGCAGGAAGTCCACGACCAGGCGCGCGACCCGCAAAAGAACCACCTGCTCGTCTTCGGCGCGCAGCGCGACCTCGCCATGCTGGCCGCCGACCCGCAGGCGCTGATTGACGCCGTCCGCGAGGCGGGCGGCCTCTCCTTCCTCGCGCATCCGCACGAGGCCGCCGCGCCGCTCTTCCACGAAACCGCCATCACCTGGGAAAACTGGGAAGCGCAGGGCTACACCGGCATCGAACTCTGGAATCACCTCAGCCAGTTAAAGCACAAACTCAACTCCTGGCCGCAAGCCATCTTCCACGTTTTCTTTCCCTGCTTTTTCGCCGCCCGCCCCGACCCTCCCACCCTCGCCAAATGGGACGAACTCCTCGCCAGCGGACGGCGCGTCGTCGCCATCGGCGGCTCGGACGCGCACGAACTTCGCTACAGCCTCGGCCCCATCCGCAAGACGATCTTCCCATACGACTTCCACTTCCGCGCGCTGAACACCCACCTCCTGCTCGACTCTCCCCTCGGGGACGATTCCCGCGTGGACTGCGAGCGGGTCCTCGATTCCCTCGGCCGCGGACGCGGCTGGGTGGGCTTCGACCTGCTCGCGCCGACGCGCGGCTTCCGCTTCGCCGCGCAGGGACGCGACGCCGAGGCCGTGATGGGCGACGAGATTCCCCTCGCGGACGGCGTCACATTGCAGGTGAAACTTCCCGCCGCCGCGGAAGTGTCGTTGTGGCGGAACGGGCAGAAGGTCCAGGCATGGAAGCGGGCGGAGAACTGCGCCTACACCGTCACCGAGGCGGGAGTCTACCGCGTGGAAGTCCACCGCCGTTATCTCGGCGCGCGGCGCGGATGGATCTATAGCAATCCGATTTATGTGAAATAG
- a CDS encoding tagatose-bisphosphate aldolase: MNQFGGYTGMTPKDFVSYVRGIAKQVNFPFEQIILGGDHLGPNVWQNEPAEVAMEKSKAMIRDYVQAGFTKIHLDCSMACANDTSLPVEVIASRAAQLAKVAESALTPDPSPRGRGGQLRYIIGSEVPVPGGATEHEEGVSVTKVEDARQTIEVTREAFVKAGLESAWERVVGVVVQPGVEFGDDFVLPYQPEAAKELSKFIESQALVYEAHSTDYQTREALANLVRDHFAILKVGPGLTFAFREAVFALALIENELTAKDERSNIIQVLDDAMVTQPQYWKKYYRGDKTEQAFKRKYSLSDRARYYWVQPDVQNAFERLMKNLGNETLPYALLSQFVGETGLSAEQVIEARLNRVLGDYMKACDGESAPMLNTGHAV, translated from the coding sequence GTGAATCAATTCGGCGGATACACAGGCATGACGCCAAAAGATTTTGTTTCGTATGTGCGCGGCATTGCGAAACAAGTTAATTTTCCATTCGAGCAAATTATTTTGGGGGGCGACCATCTGGGTCCAAATGTCTGGCAGAACGAGCCTGCCGAAGTTGCGATGGAAAAATCGAAAGCGATGATCCGTGATTATGTGCAGGCGGGCTTCACCAAAATTCATCTCGATTGTTCGATGGCTTGCGCGAACGATACAAGTTTGCCCGTCGAAGTGATCGCTTCGCGCGCCGCGCAATTGGCGAAGGTTGCGGAAAGCGCCCTCACCCCCGACCCATCTCCCAGAGGGAGAGGAGGGCAGTTGCGTTACATCATCGGCAGTGAAGTGCCTGTCCCTGGCGGCGCGACGGAACATGAGGAGGGCGTCAGCGTGACGAAGGTGGAAGATGCGCGGCAGACGATCGAGGTCACGCGTGAAGCGTTTGTGAAGGCGGGGTTGGAATCGGCGTGGGAGAGAGTCGTGGGAGTCGTCGTCCAGCCAGGCGTGGAATTCGGCGATGACTTTGTCCTGCCGTATCAGCCTGAGGCGGCGAAGGAGTTGTCGAAGTTCATCGAATCACAGGCGCTGGTCTACGAAGCGCACTCGACCGATTATCAAACGCGCGAGGCGCTGGCGAATCTTGTGCGCGACCATTTTGCGATTCTCAAAGTGGGTCCTGGTTTGACATTTGCCTTCCGCGAGGCGGTCTTTGCGCTGGCGCTGATCGAAAACGAATTGACGGCAAAAGACGAACGCTCGAACATCATTCAAGTGTTAGACGACGCGATGGTGACCCAGCCGCAATATTGGAAAAAATATTATCGCGGCGATAAAACGGAACAGGCTTTCAAACGCAAATATAGTTTGAGCGACCGCGCGCGCTATTACTGGGTTCAGCCCGATGTGCAAAACGCATTCGAACGGTTGATGAAAAATCTTGGTAATGAGACGTTACCATACGCATTGTTGAGTCAATTCGTTGGGGAGACGGGATTGAGCGCGGAGCAGGTCATTGAAGCGAGGTTGAACAGGGTGTTGGGCGATTATATGAAGGCGTGCGATGGAGAAAGCGCTCCAATGTTAAACACCGGGCACGCCGTGTAA
- a CDS encoding carbohydrate kinase has product MKPFDILVAGEINPDLILSGNVMPEFGQVEKIVGDAKLAIGSSSAIFACGAARLGLKVAFIGVCGDDVFGRFMLDEMSKRGVDVSAVIVHQNGQTGLSVILNNGVDRAILTHSGLIAELQASAITDSLLAQARHLHVASYFLQTKLQPDLPALFKRAHALGLSTSLDTNYDPSEKWTGFDELLAVTNIFLPNEAEAKSLTGAENVEEAASRLQSRVEALAIKLGKDGALGMSKGERVRMESIPVKVVDTVGAGDSFDAGFVFGYLREWSLEKSLRLACVCGALSTQRAGGTDGQPTLEEAMKYVSG; this is encoded by the coding sequence ATGAAACCATTTGACATCCTCGTCGCTGGCGAAATCAACCCCGATTTGATCCTTTCAGGAAACGTCATGCCTGAGTTCGGGCAGGTCGAGAAGATCGTGGGCGATGCAAAACTTGCCATCGGTTCGTCGTCCGCTATTTTTGCGTGCGGGGCGGCGCGGCTGGGGTTGAAGGTCGCGTTCATCGGCGTGTGCGGCGACGACGTGTTTGGAAGATTCATGCTGGATGAAATGTCCAAGCGCGGCGTGGATGTCAGCGCGGTGATCGTTCATCAAAACGGGCAGACGGGACTCAGCGTCATCCTCAACAACGGCGTTGACCGAGCGATTCTGACTCATTCTGGCTTGATCGCCGAACTTCAAGCCTCCGCCATCACTGACAGTTTGTTGGCGCAGGCGCGTCACTTGCATGTGGCGAGTTACTTCCTGCAAACGAAACTCCAGCCTGACCTGCCTGCCTTGTTCAAACGCGCCCATGCGCTTGGGTTGTCTACTTCGTTGGATACAAATTACGACCCATCCGAAAAGTGGACAGGGTTCGATGAACTGCTTGCGGTGACGAATATCTTTTTGCCGAACGAAGCTGAAGCGAAGTCGCTCACGGGCGCGGAAAATGTCGAAGAGGCGGCGAGCAGGTTGCAGTCGAGGGTGGAAGCGTTGGCAATCAAGTTGGGAAAAGATGGGGCGTTGGGAATGTCAAAAGGCGAGAGAGTCCGAATGGAAAGTATTCCAGTCAAGGTTGTTGATACCGTCGGCGCGGGCGATTCGTTCGACGCGGGCTTTGTGTTTGGATATTTGCGCGAGTGGAGTTTGGAAAAATCTTTGCGGCTGGCGTGCGTGTGCGGCGCGTTGTCCACGCAGCGGGCGGGCGGCACGGACGGTCAGCCGACTTTGGAAGAGGCGATGAAATATGTTTCTGGATGA
- a CDS encoding tagatose 1,6-diphosphate aldolase, whose protein sequence is MKSISIGKLRGLQQIASQCGTFTALALDHRQNLRKANPAFVDDAQLSRFKLGVTSALAPYGTAVLLDPEVSAAQAIAENVIPSGVGLVVAVESTGYTGDATARKAQVIPGWSVEKARRMGASAIKLLVYYHPDSPTAQETEDFTKHIAAECIKHDLVLMLEPLSYSLNDEKLSSEEKRYVIIESARRLAPLNVDILKAEFPLDATETNQALWKEACEEISSVIDIPWILLSAAVDYETFLQQTIVACNAGASGIAVGRAVWKESVMLGGEERSKFLHTVAQPRLARLASLCHALAKPYTDFYSASAPFGWHITY, encoded by the coding sequence ATGAAATCTATCTCAATTGGAAAACTGCGCGGGCTTCAACAGATCGCGTCGCAATGCGGAACTTTTACCGCCCTCGCGCTTGATCATCGCCAAAACCTTCGCAAGGCAAACCCTGCTTTTGTGGATGACGCTCAACTCTCGCGCTTTAAACTGGGCGTGACCTCGGCGCTCGCTCCCTACGGGACGGCTGTTTTGCTCGACCCCGAAGTTTCCGCCGCTCAAGCCATAGCAGAGAATGTCATCCCCAGCGGAGTTGGGCTGGTCGTGGCAGTCGAATCGACAGGCTACACAGGCGATGCAACCGCCAGAAAAGCGCAAGTCATCCCTGGCTGGAGCGTGGAAAAAGCCAGGCGTATGGGCGCTTCTGCCATTAAATTACTCGTCTATTACCACCCTGACTCGCCCACTGCCCAAGAAACAGAAGATTTCACAAAACACATCGCGGCGGAATGCATAAAGCATGATCTTGTACTCATGCTTGAGCCGTTATCCTACTCGCTCAACGATGAAAAACTTTCCTCCGAAGAAAAAAGATATGTCATCATCGAAAGCGCCAGACGCCTCGCTCCGCTGAATGTGGACATTCTCAAAGCCGAATTTCCCCTCGACGCCACGGAAACAAATCAAGCATTGTGGAAGGAAGCCTGCGAAGAAATTTCTTCCGTCATAGACATTCCGTGGATTCTCCTCTCTGCCGCAGTGGATTATGAAACATTCCTGCAACAGACGATTGTCGCGTGCAACGCGGGAGCGAGCGGAATTGCCGTCGGGCGGGCGGTATGGAAGGAATCAGTGATGCTGGGCGGCGAAGAGCGCTCAAAGTTTTTACATACGGTTGCCCAACCGCGCCTGGCGCGCCTCGCGTCATTATGCCACGCCCTCGCAAAACCCTACACCGATTTTTATTCCGCCTCTGCCCCGTTCGGCTGGCATATAACCTACTAA